The following nucleotide sequence is from bacterium.
TACTTTCATGCTCTTACCCCCTCTACTCTTCCAACCATCTTTTTACTTTATACTCTACCTTGCCAACCCCATGAGCTTCATACCAATGAACTTCGGCTTTACGTATTCTACCAGATTCATCTTTAGCATAGGCAATCCCTTTTTTCTTTTTCCAGTTTTTCCCTCCATAAGTCTCCTTTAGCCTCTTTATGTCTTTAATTCCATGCCCTTTTGCAATAGTTTTTTCAGCAGTTATCTTTCCTATTTCTGTAGTTCCTTTTCCTATAACTTTCGTTCCAATTTTACCTATTACTTTACTGCCACCAACAAGAACTGTTTTTATTCCACCAACAACTATCTTTCCAGCTCCCAAGAAATCTGTTGGATCAACTGGATCGCTAATAATTGCCTCTTCCTCTGGAGTAGGTACTGCACCTAAAATAGGTAATAAAGCATTTGCTATTCTAGAACCAACTCCCGAAATAGCTCCTGTTCTTGCTCCTTCCCAGAAGTCTCCACCGTACATCGCTGCTTCTATTCCCCCATATATCGCTCCTTCTACCCCCCATTCTAATACATCTCCAAATCCTCCTCCCCAATCTCCAAAATTAATAGATTTACCAATTCCCGCACTGAATTGATTAAGCATCCAGCTACTACCAGCACTCATTAAGGCTGCGTCCCAGCCACCGTATTGATATGCCTCATAGATATTATAAAGTGTCCTTGCTGCGGTATAGAATTTCCATGCTGCCCATATAAATTGCCAAAATTCACCATTCGGGTCTATATTTGTGAGTGGATTATTGGCACAGTAGATATAGAGATTATCTGCTGGGATTTGAACTGGATCAGGTGTAATGAATCTCCCTAACGCAGGGTCATAGTATCTGGCGCCGAA
It contains:
- a CDS encoding RHS repeat-associated core domain-containing protein, whose translation is MGSYYYHNDHLGSARVITDKDGKVVEQYFYYPFGGGGPVGGPTFTGKELDDSGLFYFGARYYDPALGRFITPDPVQIPADNLYIYCANNPLTNIDPNGEFWQFIWAAWKFYTAARTLYNIYEAYQYGGWDAALMSAGSSWMLNQFSAGIGKSINFGDWGGGFGDVLEWGVEGAIYGGIEAAMYGGDFWEGARTGAISGVGSRIANALLPILGAVPTPEEEAIISDPVDPTDFLGAGKIVVGGIKTVLVGGSKVIGKIGTKVIGKGTTEIGKITAEKTIAKGHGIKDIKRLKETYGGKNWKKKKGIAYAKDESGRIRKAEVHWYEAHGVGKVEYKVKRWLEE